From the Apus apus isolate bApuApu2 chromosome 4, bApuApu2.pri.cur, whole genome shotgun sequence genome, one window contains:
- the CCDC96 gene encoding coiled-coil domain-containing protein 96 — MEAAGGPGGPGSQEPVEPGPAVEGGPRLQAAPGPEPCEPEQPRPEEIRKPPGPEEMEEPAAAEMEEPGPEMEEPGPEMEEPGPEEPGLELPGPQGTEELSEPETAAAGAGAEEASGWDGAAGAAPPAAWAERGSAAAAQADPGGAETRGSEAADEAPEESEEEQRERETLLKQLDELEDERERLQQASTRLQLRLGGLLRQRKGEGSRRAAASADGKQLYNQSLQRLWELREQLAREAAACREREAVWRRKADERQARARAEWVAFQARKKAVTVHSLGRRLGSGAAAALAVDCVQAREEEKEQRVRKVRVENIKLKNEIQNLETIRKAQEEQVESQHAMDLERAKKENQKYSEKIGDLSDEILKLQKKVSNTVHILSQLREKLQFVEAENQGRKAELMEMETVLSQKRDVLAKTKQARDRLWRNNLKLQQKSGLLGNKILLRDFEETMDTAELLSQQLETLKHHHAGLILTCKGIQQKIREANSSLLDEDN; from the exons ATGGAGGCggcgggcggcccggggggGCCGGGGTCCCAGGAGCCCGTGGAACCAGGGCCGGCGGTGGAAGGGGGGCCGAGACTTCAAGCGGCGCCGGGGCCGGAGCCCTGCGAGCCCGAGCAGCCGAGGCCCGAGGAGATTCGGAAGCCGCCGGGGCCCGAGGAGATGGAGGAGCCGGCGGCGGCGGAGATGGAGGAGCCGGGGCCCGAGATGGAGGAGCCGGGGCCCGAGATGGAGGAGCCGGGGCCCGAGGAGCcggggctggagctgccggGGCCGCAGGGGACCGAGGAGCTGTCAGAGCCGGAGACCGCGGCCGCCGGTGCCGGGGCGGAGGAGGCGAGTGGCTGGGACGgagcggcgggcgcggcgcctCCCGCCGCCTGGGCTGAACGGGGCTCGGCTGCTGCCGCGCAGGCCGACCCAGGCGGAGCCGAGACGAGGGGCAGCGAGGCGGCGGACGAGGCGCCCGAGGAGAGCGAGGAGGAGCAGCGGGAGCGGGAGACGCTGCTGAAGCAGCTCGATGAGCTGGAGGACGAGCGGGAGCGGCTGCAGCAGGCCAGCACCCGCCTGCAGCTGCGGCTGGGCGGGCTGCTGCGGCAGCGGAAGGGCGAGGGGTCGCGGCGGGCGGCAGCCAGCGCGGACGGGAAGCAGCTGTACAACCAGAGCCTGCAGCGGCTGTGGGAGCTGCGGGAGCAGCTGGCGCGGGAGGCCGCCGCCTGCCGGGAGCGGGAAGCGGTCTGGCGGCGGAAAGCCGACGAGCGGCAAGCCCGGGCCCGGGCCGAGTGGGTGGCCTTCCAGGCCCGCAAGAAGGCGGTGACCGTGCACAGCCTGGGCCGGCGGCTGGGCagcggggcggcggcagcgctgGCGGTGGATTGCGTCCAggccagggaggaggagaaggaacagCGAGTGCGCAAG GTCCGTGTGGAAAACATCAAACTGAAGAATGAAATCCAGAATCTTGAAACCATCCGGAAAGCTCAGGAAGAACAGGTAGAGAGCCAACACGCTATGGACTTGGAGCGCGCGAAGAAAGAGAAtcagaaatacagtgaaaagATCGGCGACCTCAGCGATGAAATCCTGAAGCTCCAAAAGAAGGTATCGAACACAGTACATATCCTCAGCCAGCTCAGGGAAAAACTACAGTTTGTGGAAGCTGAAAATCAAGGCAGAAAGGCTGAACTCATGGAGATGGAGACCGTCTTGTCACAGAAGAGAGACGTTCTGGCCAAAACCAAACAGGCCAGAGACCGATTGTGgagaaacaatttaaaattgcAGCAGAAATCTGGGTTGCTTGGCAATAAGATACTGCTTCGGGACTTTGAGGAAACGATGGATACTGCAGAGCTGCTAAGTCAGCAGttggaaacactgaaacatCACCATGCTGGTCTGATCCTTACATGCAAGGGAATTCAGCAGAAAATAAGGGAAGCCAATTCCTCTTTACTTGATGAAGATAACTAA